A single region of the Bacteroides luhongzhouii genome encodes:
- a CDS encoding ISAon1 family transposase N-terminal region protein, with protein MKQWQILKTIFPEIITANFEFVNYEETYERLDYWLDERGYMSREDYKKGTVREYGFTEERVIQDFPIRGKAVYLHVRRRKWRDMEDGSIFTYDYDLTEEGSRLTPEFVAFLKEED; from the coding sequence ATGAAACAATGGCAGATATTAAAAACAATCTTTCCGGAGATTATCACGGCCAACTTTGAGTTTGTCAACTACGAGGAAACGTACGAACGGCTGGATTACTGGCTTGACGAGCGTGGTTATATGTCTCGCGAAGATTACAAGAAGGGTACTGTCCGCGAATATGGCTTTACCGAAGAACGTGTGATACAGGATTTTCCGATTCGCGGGAAGGCGGTATACTTGCATGTGCGACGGCGTAAGTGGCGCGACATGGAAGACGGGAGTATCTTTACCTATGACTACGATCTGACGGAAGAAGGCAGCCGCCTGACCCCTGAGTTCGTTGCTTTTTTAAAAGAGGAGGATTGA
- a CDS encoding DNA polymerase III subunit gamma/tau — MENYIVSARKYRPSTFESVVGQRALTTTLKNAIATQKLAHAYLFCGPRGVGKTTCARIFAKTINCMTPTADGEACNQCESCVAFNEQRSYNIHELDAASNNSVDDIRQLVEQVRIPPQIGKYKVYIIDEVHMLSASAFNAFLKTLEEPPRHAIFILATTEKHKILPTILSRCQIYDFNRISVEDTVNHLAYVASKEGITAEPEALNVIAMKADGGMRDALSIFDQVVSFTGGNITYKSVIDNLNVLDYEYYFRLTDCFLENRVSDALLLFNDILNKGFDGSHFITGLSSHFRDLLVGKDPVTLPLLEVGASIRQRYQEQAQKCPLPFLYRAMKLCNECDLNYRISKNKRLLVELTLIQVAQLTTEGDDVSGGRGPTKTIKPIFTQPAAAQQPQVASATQVQQAPVHSSPSSVTTQAANGTTAQPPQASAAAQPGASASSGSASSAPSQGAGAAPTVKEERKIPVMKMSSLGVSIKNPQRDQVTRNTATTHIPRVQQPEEDFIFNERDLNYYWQEYAGQLPKEQDALTKRMQMLRPVLLNNSTTFEVVVDNEFAAKDFTALIPELQDYLRGRLKNSKVVMTVRVSEATETIRPVGRVEKFQMMAQKNQALMQLKDEFGLELY; from the coding sequence ATGGAAAACTATATTGTTTCAGCCCGCAAGTACCGTCCGTCCACGTTCGAATCGGTGGTAGGACAGCGGGCGTTGACTACTACGCTGAAAAATGCAATCGCTACCCAGAAACTGGCTCATGCTTATTTGTTTTGCGGACCGCGTGGGGTAGGAAAGACTACTTGCGCGCGTATCTTTGCCAAAACTATCAATTGTATGACGCCTACTGCCGACGGAGAGGCTTGCAATCAGTGTGAGTCATGTGTAGCTTTCAACGAACAGCGATCATACAATATTCACGAGCTTGATGCTGCTTCCAACAACTCGGTAGATGATATTCGCCAATTGGTGGAGCAAGTACGCATCCCGCCGCAGATTGGTAAGTATAAGGTATATATCATTGACGAGGTGCACATGCTTTCGGCATCTGCTTTCAATGCGTTCCTGAAAACGCTGGAAGAACCTCCCCGGCATGCTATCTTTATCCTGGCTACGACGGAGAAACATAAGATTCTCCCTACTATTCTTTCCCGTTGTCAGATTTATGATTTTAACCGGATTAGCGTGGAAGATACGGTGAATCATTTGGCGTATGTTGCTTCGAAAGAAGGAATCACGGCAGAGCCGGAAGCACTGAACGTGATAGCTATGAAGGCAGACGGTGGTATGCGTGATGCTTTGTCTATCTTCGACCAGGTTGTTAGTTTCACCGGAGGAAATATCACCTATAAGAGTGTGATTGATAATCTGAACGTTCTTGATTATGAATATTATTTCCGCCTGACAGATTGTTTCCTCGAAAATAGGGTAAGTGATGCTTTGTTGCTTTTCAATGATATATTGAATAAAGGCTTTGACGGAAGTCATTTTATTACCGGATTATCATCTCATTTCCGTGACCTGTTGGTTGGGAAAGACCCGGTGACATTGCCTTTACTGGAAGTGGGAGCGAGCATACGCCAGCGCTATCAGGAACAGGCGCAGAAATGTCCGTTACCTTTCTTATACCGGGCCATGAAGCTTTGTAATGAGTGCGATTTGAATTACCGCATCAGCAAAAATAAGCGTTTGCTGGTAGAATTGACCTTGATACAGGTTGCACAGCTTACCACCGAGGGGGATGACGTGAGTGGTGGGCGTGGCCCTACGAAGACCATAAAACCCATATTTACTCAGCCTGCCGCAGCTCAGCAGCCGCAGGTCGCTTCTGCAACCCAGGTTCAGCAGGCTCCAGTTCATTCGTCTCCGTCTTCAGTAACAACACAGGCTGCTAATGGCACTACTGCCCAGCCTCCGCAAGCATCTGCGGCAGCGCAACCGGGAGCATCGGCTTCTTCTGGTTCGGCTTCGTCTGCTCCATCGCAAGGAGCGGGAGCTGCCCCGACTGTTAAGGAAGAGCGGAAAATTCCGGTGATGAAGATGTCTAGTTTAGGCGTGTCTATCAAGAATCCGCAGCGCGATCAGGTAACGCGTAATACGGCTACAACTCATATTCCCAGAGTACAGCAACCGGAAGAAGATTTTATCTTCAATGAACGGGATTTGAATTATTACTGGCAGGAATATGCCGGTCAGTTGCCGAAAGAACAGGATGCTCTTACTAAGCGTATGCAGATGCTCCGTCCGGTGCTACTTAATAACTCTACGACTTTTGAAGTGGTGGTTGATAATGAGTTTGCTGCAAAGGATTTTACAGCGTTGATTCCAGAATTGCAGGATTATCTTCGTGGCAGACTGAAGAACAGCAAAGTGGTGATGACAGTGCGGGTAAGTGAGGCAACGGAAACAATACGTCCTGTGGGACGTGTCGAGAAATTCCAAATGATGGCTCAAAAGAATCAGGCATTGATGCAACTGAAAGATGAGTTCGGACTGGAACTATACTAA
- a CDS encoding FtsB family cell division protein, with the protein MGKLINIWSFICRRKYLITVVAFAVIIGFLDENSLVRRFGYEREISQLKEEIEKYRADYEENTKRLNEISTNPDAIEQIAREKYLMKKPNEDIYVFED; encoded by the coding sequence ATGGGTAAACTAATCAATATCTGGAGTTTCATATGCAGACGGAAGTATCTCATTACGGTCGTTGCGTTTGCTGTTATCATTGGTTTCCTGGACGAGAACAGCCTGGTTCGTCGTTTCGGATATGAACGAGAGATCAGCCAGTTGAAAGAAGAGATAGAAAAATATCGGGCAGATTACGAAGAGAACACCAAGCGCCTCAACGAAATAAGCACCAATCCGGACGCCATCGAGCAGATCGCCCGTGAAAAGTACCTGATGAAGAAACCCAACGAAGATATTTACGTTTTTGAAGATTAA
- a CDS encoding OmpH family outer membrane protein codes for MNRMNYLMNGLAALAFIVLFSQCAGKTDNQTTSTPAQANAELSGMKIAYVEIDTLLAKYNFCIDLNEAMVKKSENVRMTLNQKATSLNKEKQDFQKKVENNAFLSQDRAQQEYNRLVKLEQDLQELSNKLQNGLMEENNKNSLQFRDSINAFLKEYNKTHGYSLIFSNTGFDNLLYADSAFNITKEIVDGLNARYSPVKK; via the coding sequence ATGAATAGAATGAACTACCTCATGAACGGTTTGGCTGCTCTTGCGTTTATCGTTTTATTTTCACAATGTGCTGGCAAAACTGACAATCAAACTACAAGTACTCCGGCTCAGGCTAATGCCGAACTGTCAGGAATGAAAATTGCCTATGTCGAAATAGATACGCTGCTTGCCAAATACAATTTCTGTATTGACTTGAATGAGGCGATGGTAAAGAAGAGCGAAAACGTTCGTATGACATTGAATCAGAAGGCCACCTCTTTGAACAAGGAAAAACAAGATTTCCAGAAGAAAGTAGAAAACAATGCTTTCCTGTCACAAGATAGAGCACAGCAAGAATACAATCGTCTGGTGAAGTTGGAACAGGATTTGCAAGAGTTGAGCAACAAACTTCAGAATGGTTTGATGGAAGAGAACAACAAGAACAGCTTGCAGTTCCGCGATTCTATCAATGCTTTCCTGAAAGAATATAATAAGACTCACGGATATAGTCTGATTTTCAGCAACACTGGTTTTGATAACCTGCTTTATGCTGACAGCGCTTTTAATATCACAAAAGAAATTGTTGACGGGTTGAATGCAAGATATTCACCTGTAAAGAAATAA
- a CDS encoding aminoacyl-histidine dipeptidase, protein MEKKELKPAGVFKYFEEICQVPRPSKKEEKMIAYLKAFGAKHNLETKVDEAGNVLIKKPATPGKENLQTVVLQSHIDMVCEKNNDVQHDFLTDPIETEIDGEWLKAKGTTLGADNGIGVATELAILADDSIEHGPLECLFTVDEETGLTGAFALQEGFMSGDILLNLDSEDEGEIFIGCAGGIDSVAEFTYKEVEVPAGYFFFKVEVKGLKGGHSGGDIHLGRGNANKILNRFLSRMAGRQDLYLCEINGGNLRNAIPREAYAVCAVPEDAKHDVRTELNIFTSEMEDELSVVEPDLKLVLESEAPRKTAIDQDTTARLLKALYAAPHGVYAMSQDIPGLVETSTNLASVKMKPNHIIRIETSQRSSILSARNDMANTVRAVFQLAGANVTFGEGYPGWKPNPHSAILEVAVESYKRLFGVDAKVKAIHAGLECGLFLDKYPTLDMISFGPTLTGVHSPDERMLIPTVEKFWKHLLDILAHVPAKK, encoded by the coding sequence ATGGAAAAAAAAGAATTAAAGCCGGCTGGCGTATTCAAGTATTTCGAAGAAATCTGCCAAGTGCCACGTCCTTCGAAGAAGGAAGAGAAAATGATTGCCTACCTGAAGGCATTCGGTGCAAAACATAACCTGGAAACTAAGGTGGACGAAGCCGGTAACGTATTGATTAAAAAGCCCGCTACTCCGGGAAAAGAAAATCTTCAAACCGTCGTATTGCAATCACATATCGACATGGTGTGCGAAAAGAACAATGACGTTCAACATGACTTCCTCACCGACCCCATCGAAACAGAAATCGACGGCGAATGGCTGAAGGCCAAAGGTACTACTCTCGGAGCCGACAACGGTATCGGTGTAGCCACCGAATTGGCCATCCTGGCTGACGACAGCATCGAACATGGTCCGTTGGAATGTCTGTTTACCGTAGACGAAGAAACGGGGCTTACCGGAGCTTTCGCCCTGCAGGAAGGCTTTATGAGCGGTGATATTCTTCTGAACCTCGATTCGGAAGATGAAGGGGAAATCTTTATCGGCTGTGCCGGAGGTATTGACTCCGTTGCAGAATTTACGTATAAAGAAGTGGAAGTTCCTGCCGGATATTTCTTCTTCAAGGTGGAAGTGAAAGGTCTGAAAGGTGGTCACTCCGGTGGTGACATTCATTTGGGACGGGGCAATGCCAACAAAATACTGAACCGTTTTCTTTCACGCATGGCTGGCAGACAGGATCTGTATCTTTGTGAAATCAACGGAGGTAATCTGCGTAACGCTATTCCCCGCGAGGCTTATGCGGTCTGCGCAGTTCCCGAAGATGCCAAGCATGATGTCCGCACCGAACTGAATATCTTCACCAGCGAAATGGAAGACGAATTATCCGTTGTAGAACCTGACTTAAAGTTGGTTCTCGAATCGGAAGCTCCCCGCAAGACGGCTATTGATCAGGATACCACTGCCCGTTTATTAAAAGCCCTCTATGCAGCTCCTCACGGTGTATACGCCATGAGCCAGGATATTCCCGGGCTGGTGGAAACTTCTACCAATCTGGCATCTGTCAAGATGAAACCGAATCATATCATCCGCATTGAAACCAGTCAGCGCAGCTCGATACTATCCGCACGCAACGATATGGCGAACACGGTTCGTGCCGTATTCCAACTGGCGGGAGCCAATGTTACGTTTGGCGAAGGCTATCCGGGATGGAAACCGAATCCGCACTCGGCTATCCTCGAAGTGGCAGTTGAATCTTACAAGCGTTTATTTGGTGTAGACGCGAAAGTTAAAGCCATCCATGCAGGATTGGAATGTGGCCTGTTCCTTGATAAATATCCAACACTGGATATGATCTCTTTCGGACCGACACTGACAGGTGTTCACTCTCCTGACGAACGAATGCTTATTCCTACTGTAGAAAAGTTCTGGAAACATCTGTTGGACATCCTGGCACATGTACCTGCCAAGAAGTAA
- a CDS encoding endonuclease/exonuclease/phosphatase family protein: protein MYLPRSNRQISQHKEEYGNSRKKTAVTVLFFTMILSGVVSFFALSDVIAQEVHGRQAPFQQERIPFRVASWNIENLFDTRHDSLKNDHEFLPDAMRHWNDSRYKKKLADVARVITAIGEWSPPALVGLCEVENDTVLRDLTRRSPLKELSYRYVMTDSPDLRGIDVALLYQRDLFKLLSFRSISIPPFKQYRPTRDLLHVSGLLLTGDTLDVFVCHLPSRSGGAKESEPYRLYAAHILRMEVDSIMNIRSLPQVIIMGDFNDYPTNQSIQKILEAEAPPVTTNDLAPTTGSTNFSTVVPSSLQLYHLLARKVKSKDFGSYKYRGEWGLLDHLIVSGTLLNQSSHFFTSEEKANVCLLPFLLKDDEKYGDKEPFRTYKGMKYQGGISDHLPIYTDFELILY from the coding sequence ATGTACCTGCCAAGAAGTAACAGACAGATAAGTCAACATAAAGAAGAGTATGGTAACAGTCGAAAAAAAACAGCTGTTACTGTGCTCTTTTTTACTATGATTTTATCAGGTGTAGTAAGCTTCTTCGCTCTTTCCGATGTCATAGCACAAGAGGTTCACGGCAGACAAGCCCCCTTTCAACAAGAAAGAATCCCTTTCCGCGTTGCAAGTTGGAACATAGAAAACCTGTTCGACACACGCCACGACAGTCTGAAGAACGATCATGAATTTCTTCCCGACGCGATGCGTCATTGGAATGATAGCAGATATAAGAAAAAGCTGGCTGATGTCGCCCGTGTAATTACCGCTATTGGTGAATGGAGTCCGCCTGCATTGGTCGGACTATGTGAAGTAGAAAATGATACAGTGCTTCGTGACCTTACCCGCCGCTCTCCTTTAAAAGAGCTTAGTTATCGTTATGTAATGACCGACTCCCCAGATTTAAGAGGAATTGACGTAGCCTTGCTTTATCAACGGGATTTATTCAAACTATTATCTTTCCGTTCTATTTCCATCCCTCCGTTTAAGCAATACCGCCCGACAAGAGATTTACTACACGTCAGCGGACTTCTACTGACGGGAGATACACTCGACGTATTTGTCTGCCACCTCCCCAGCCGTTCGGGTGGAGCCAAAGAATCAGAACCCTATCGTTTATATGCAGCTCACATTCTGCGTATGGAAGTCGATAGCATTATGAACATTCGTTCTCTTCCGCAAGTCATTATCATGGGGGATTTCAACGATTACCCAACCAATCAATCTATTCAGAAAATACTGGAAGCCGAAGCGCCTCCCGTTACTACCAATGACCTAGCCCCAACAACCGGCTCCACCAACTTCTCAACAGTTGTCCCCTCCTCCCTACAACTATATCATCTACTTGCCCGAAAAGTTAAGTCAAAAGACTTCGGTTCTTACAAATATCGTGGTGAATGGGGATTACTTGACCACTTGATTGTATCAGGCACTCTATTAAATCAATCAAGCCACTTTTTCACCAGCGAAGAAAAGGCAAATGTCTGCCTTCTCCCTTTTTTACTGAAAGATGACGAAAAATATGGCGATAAAGAACCTTTCCGCACTTATAAGGGAATGAAATATCAAGGAGGCATCAGTGACCATCTTCCTATCTATACAGATTTTGAACTGATTCTATATTAA
- a CDS encoding mechanosensitive ion channel family protein — protein sequence MLVVDLGKWMNKTLIGWGIDPAVADRFDETIMALLMIVIAIVLNYLCQAILIGGMKQYTRRKPHQWNTLLMKRKVFHHLIHTIPAFLVYSLLPMAFIRGKELLLISQKACVIYIIFSLLLAINGILLMIMDIYDGRESMKDRPMKGFIQVLQVLLFFVGGIVIVAIIVNKSPATLFAGLGASAAILMLVFKDSILGFVAGIQLSANDMVRPGDWVTLPSGDANGIVQEITLNTVKIQNFDNTISTVPPYTLVSSPFQNWRGMTQSGGRRVMKNITLDLTTLQFCTPEMLDRYRKEIPLMADYQPEEGVVPTNSQVYRAYIERYLCSLPVVNQELDLIISQKEATMYGVPIQVYFFSRNKVWKEYERIQSDIFDHLLAMVPKFDLKVYQYSD from the coding sequence ATGTTAGTAGTAGATTTAGGAAAATGGATGAATAAAACCCTCATAGGTTGGGGGATAGACCCGGCAGTTGCCGATCGTTTTGATGAGACTATTATGGCTTTACTGATGATAGTGATTGCTATCGTTCTGAATTACCTCTGCCAGGCGATTCTTATCGGAGGTATGAAACAGTATACGAGACGGAAACCCCATCAATGGAACACGTTGTTGATGAAGCGCAAGGTATTTCATCATTTGATTCATACTATCCCGGCTTTTCTAGTTTATTCGTTGTTGCCAATGGCTTTTATCCGTGGAAAAGAGTTGTTACTGATTTCCCAGAAAGCGTGCGTCATTTATATTATTTTCTCCTTACTATTGGCTATTAATGGAATTCTGTTGATGATAATGGATATCTATGACGGAAGAGAGTCGATGAAAGACCGCCCGATGAAAGGATTTATCCAAGTGTTGCAGGTGCTTCTTTTCTTTGTAGGCGGAATTGTAATCGTCGCTATTATTGTGAATAAGTCTCCGGCCACTTTATTTGCGGGCTTGGGTGCTTCGGCGGCTATTTTAATGTTAGTATTCAAAGATTCCATCCTAGGTTTTGTGGCGGGTATCCAGCTTTCTGCTAACGATATGGTTCGTCCGGGGGATTGGGTGACGCTTCCTTCCGGTGACGCAAACGGTATTGTACAGGAAATAACGTTGAATACAGTCAAGATTCAAAATTTTGATAATACCATTTCCACCGTTCCCCCTTATACATTAGTGAGCAGTCCTTTTCAGAATTGGCGGGGAATGACACAGTCGGGAGGACGACGGGTGATGAAGAATATAACTTTAGACTTGACTACACTTCAATTCTGTACACCGGAAATGCTGGACCGTTATCGAAAAGAGATTCCACTAATGGCGGATTATCAGCCGGAAGAAGGAGTCGTTCCTACCAATTCTCAAGTGTACAGGGCATATATTGAACGCTATTTGTGTAGTCTGCCTGTGGTCAATCAAGAGTTGGATTTGATTATCAGTCAGAAAGAAGCTACGATGTATGGAGTACCTATTCAGGTTTATTTTTTCTCTCGCAATAAGGTATGGAAAGAATACGAGCGTATTCAGTCGGATATCTTCGACCATTTGCTGGCAATGGTTCCGAAGTTCGATTTGAAGGTTTATCAGTATTCGGATTAA
- a CDS encoding PD-(D/E)XK nuclease family transposase, with product MSKYVNPFTDIGFKIIFGQRASKDLLITLLNELLAGEHHITELTFLDKEDHADNVSDKGIIYDLYCRTASGEYIIVEMQNRWHSNFLDRTLYYVCRAVSRQIESPSSKEVPVPEDPMTARESLVSYGKQYRLPTIYGIFLMNFKEESLEAKFRTDTVLSDRDTGKIVNPHLRQIYLQFPYFTKDLSDCHTLYDKLIYALKNMSNWNRMPDALKEQVFEHLARLAAVADLSEENRIAYDKALDRYRVNQIVEEDERRKNEEMRRKAAEEGMKEGMKAGLEKGVKKGRLEGIKEGRKEGMEKGEQKKQIEIARKMREDGISVDIIIKYTGLQSSDIENL from the coding sequence ATGTCCAAATACGTCAATCCTTTTACTGATATAGGATTTAAAATAATTTTTGGTCAACGGGCCAGCAAGGATTTACTCATCACTTTGTTGAACGAACTACTTGCAGGTGAACATCATATTACAGAACTTACTTTTCTCGATAAGGAAGATCATGCAGACAATGTGAGTGATAAAGGTATCATTTATGATCTTTATTGCCGTACAGCAAGTGGTGAGTATATAATTGTGGAGATGCAGAACCGTTGGCACAGTAATTTTTTAGATCGTACACTTTATTATGTCTGTCGTGCTGTGAGTCGGCAGATAGAATCTCCTTCTTCAAAAGAAGTCCCTGTCCCTGAAGATCCGATGACTGCAAGAGAATCACTTGTCTCTTATGGAAAGCAGTATAGACTACCTACTATATATGGAATTTTCTTGATGAATTTCAAAGAGGAAAGCTTAGAGGCTAAATTCCGTACGGATACGGTTCTTTCCGATCGTGATACAGGGAAGATTGTCAATCCGCATCTTCGGCAGATTTATTTGCAATTTCCTTATTTTACAAAGGATTTGTCGGACTGCCATACATTATATGATAAATTAATTTATGCACTGAAGAATATGAGCAATTGGAATAGAATGCCGGATGCTTTGAAAGAACAAGTGTTTGAACATTTGGCGAGATTGGCAGCTGTTGCCGATCTTTCGGAAGAAAACCGTATCGCTTATGATAAGGCGTTAGATCGGTATAGGGTCAACCAAATTGTAGAGGAGGATGAACGACGTAAAAATGAAGAGATGCGGAGAAAAGCGGCCGAAGAAGGGATGAAGGAAGGGATGAAGGCCGGGTTGGAAAAAGGAGTGAAAAAAGGAAGGCTAGAGGGAATAAAAGAAGGAAGAAAGGAAGGAATGGAGAAAGGAGAGCAAAAGAAGCAAATTGAAATTGCTCGAAAGATGAGAGAGGACGGAATATCTGTTGATATAATTATCAAATACACGGGTCTTCAATCTTCTGATATAGAAAACCTATAA
- a CDS encoding nucleotidyltransferase family protein, with protein MKAMIFAAGLGSRLKPLTDTMPKALVPIAGRPMLEHVILKLKAAGFTEIVINIHHFGEQILDFLKANENFGLIIHISDERDLLLDTGGGVKKARSFFENSDEPFLIHNVDILSDVNLKDLYDYHLQSGAVATLLASQRKTSRYLLFDAGKRLCGWINKDTEQVKPEGFQYDPSLYHEYAFSGIHVLSPAIFQWMASPCWEGKFSIMDFYLATCQQVNYGGYLTEKLHLIDIGKPETLAKAEDFL; from the coding sequence ATGAAAGCAATGATATTTGCAGCCGGTTTGGGTAGCCGGCTGAAGCCACTCACCGATACCATGCCTAAGGCTTTGGTTCCCATAGCCGGACGTCCGATGTTGGAACATGTGATCTTAAAACTGAAAGCTGCCGGCTTCACAGAAATAGTGATTAACATTCACCATTTTGGCGAACAGATACTTGACTTCTTGAAAGCCAATGAGAATTTTGGACTTATCATACATATTTCCGACGAACGTGACCTGTTACTCGACACGGGTGGGGGAGTTAAGAAAGCCCGTTCTTTCTTTGAAAACTCCGATGAGCCTTTCCTGATACACAATGTAGATATTCTTTCAGACGTGAATTTGAAAGATTTATATGACTACCATCTACAAAGCGGTGCTGTTGCCACTTTACTGGCCAGCCAACGTAAAACCTCCCGCTATCTTCTTTTTGATGCAGGCAAGAGACTTTGCGGATGGATAAACAAGGATACGGAACAAGTGAAACCGGAAGGTTTTCAGTATGATCCTTCCCTTTATCACGAATATGCATTCAGTGGCATCCATGTACTTTCGCCTGCCATTTTCCAATGGATGGCTTCTCCCTGTTGGGAGGGTAAATTCTCTATTATGGATTTCTATCTTGCCACTTGTCAGCAAGTAAACTATGGTGGTTATTTGACAGAAAAGTTACATCTGATTGATATAGGCAAACCGGAAACTTTAGCGAAAGCAGAAGACTTTTTATAG
- a CDS encoding RapZ C-terminal domain-containing protein → MITEELQKLYQSYTGVPAENITELPSSGSNRRYFRLTGIETLIGVYGASNDENEAFLYMAGHFRKCGLPVPEVRIASEDKTYYLQEDLGDTLLFHAIEKGRVTSVFSEEEKELLRKTIRLLPAIQFAGADGFDFSRCYPQPEFNQRSILWDLNYFKYCFLKATGMEFQEDKLEDDFQKMSDVLLRSSSATFMYRDFQSRNVMIKDGEPWFIDFQGGRKGPFYYDIASFLWQAKAKYPDSLRKELLQEYMEALRKYQPIDESYFYSQLRHFVLFRTLQVLGAYGFRGYFEKKPHFIQSVPYAIENLRELLKEEYPEYPYLCNVLRELTGLKQFTDDLKKRQLTVKVMSFAYKKGIPDDSTGNGGGYVFDCRAVNNPGKYERYKPFTGLDEPVITFLEEDGEILRFLDHVYALVDASVQRYMERGFSNLSVCFGCTGGQHRSVYSAQHLAEHLNQKFGVKVELVHREQNIEHTFEARI, encoded by the coding sequence ATGATTACCGAAGAACTACAGAAACTTTATCAGTCATATACGGGCGTTCCCGCTGAAAACATAACAGAATTACCGTCTTCCGGTTCCAACCGTCGTTATTTTCGACTGACGGGTATAGAAACATTGATTGGAGTCTACGGAGCTTCTAACGATGAAAATGAAGCATTTCTTTATATGGCAGGACACTTCCGCAAGTGTGGACTGCCTGTTCCCGAAGTGCGTATCGCCTCGGAAGATAAGACCTATTATTTGCAGGAAGATTTGGGCGATACTCTGTTGTTCCATGCCATAGAGAAAGGGCGTGTTACCAGTGTCTTTTCAGAAGAGGAGAAAGAGTTGCTTCGCAAAACGATTCGTCTGCTTCCTGCTATTCAGTTTGCCGGGGCGGATGGATTTGATTTTTCCCGTTGTTATCCTCAACCGGAGTTTAATCAACGTTCCATTCTGTGGGATTTGAATTACTTCAAATATTGCTTTCTGAAAGCTACCGGTATGGAGTTTCAGGAAGATAAACTGGAAGATGATTTCCAAAAAATGAGCGATGTCTTGCTTCGCAGTTCTTCCGCTACTTTTATGTATCGTGATTTTCAAAGCCGCAATGTGATGATAAAAGACGGGGAACCGTGGTTTATCGACTTTCAGGGCGGACGCAAAGGCCCGTTTTATTATGACATAGCCTCTTTCCTGTGGCAGGCGAAAGCGAAATATCCCGATAGCCTCCGTAAAGAACTGCTGCAAGAGTATATGGAAGCTCTTCGCAAATATCAACCGATTGACGAATCCTATTTTTATAGCCAACTTCGTCACTTCGTTCTTTTCCGTACGCTGCAAGTGCTGGGAGCCTATGGCTTCCGTGGTTATTTTGAAAAGAAACCGCATTTTATCCAAAGCGTCCCTTATGCTATCGAAAACCTGCGTGAATTGTTGAAAGAAGAATATCCGGAATATCCATATCTCTGTAACGTTTTGCGGGAGCTTACCGGACTGAAACAATTTACGGACGACCTGAAAAAGCGACAGCTAACCGTTAAAGTAATGAGCTTTGCCTATAAGAAAGGAATTCCTGATGACTCTACCGGCAATGGAGGAGGTTATGTATTCGACTGCCGCGCCGTGAATAATCCTGGCAAGTATGAGCGTTACAAACCTTTCACCGGACTGGATGAACCTGTTATCACTTTCTTGGAAGAAGATGGAGAAATACTCCGTTTCCTCGATCATGTCTATGCTTTGGTAGATGCCTCCGTGCAACGTTATATGGAACGTGGATTCAGCAATTTGTCCGTCTGCTTCGGTTGCACCGGTGGACAGCACCGTTCTGTTTATTCCGCCCAGCACCTGGCAGAGCACCTGAATCAGAAATTTGGTGTGAAAGTCGAACTGGTACATCGGGAACAGAATATCGAACATACGTTTGAAGCAAGAATCTAA